The DNA sequence TAAATGAAAATGCAAATGAGGGACCTCTTGACCACCATGTTCACTAATATTAGCCAGTGCCCTATAACCTTGACCTACTTCTGTTGAAATACCAAGCTTTTTTGCAACTATGCTAATACCTTTCAAAAGACCGGCCATCTCTTCTGGTGATGCATTGATACTAAAATCGTCAAGATCTATGTATTTTCCCTTAGGAATTACTAGAGCATGAACTTTCTTTTGTGGGTTAATATCATGGAATGACAAGACATAATCATCTTCGTAAATTTTATTACAAGGTATCTCTCCACGTAAAATTTTAGCAAAAATATTATTCTCATCGTAGTTCATTTTTTTCTTTTTTCTAATTCTTCCATTACTTCTTCAATTTTTACATCATTAGCTTCTAAATACATTAGCAGATGATAAAAGACATCAGCTGCTTCGTGAATTTTGTTTGTATTTTCCTCTATAGCTTCAATTAATTCATCAATTTCTTCTAAGACCTTTGCTTTACTAAGAGATTTGTCTGTAAGCAATTTGTTTGTATATGAACCTTCAACTGGATTAGTTTTTCTTTCTCTTGCAAGTTTAATTAAATTTTCTAATGTATTAAGCATATTAAATTCTAACAGGTATTCCTTTTGAATCCAAATATTCCTTCGCCTCTTTTACAGAGTGTTTGCCATAATGAAATATTGATGCTGCTAAGACTGCACTAGCATTTCCCAATTTAATTCCATCAACTAAATGATCCAGATTCCCTACTCCCCCCGAAGCAATGACAGGAATATTTACCCTGGATGAAATTTTAGACATAAGCTCAATATCATAACCTACTTGAGTGCCATCTCTATCCATTGATGTTATCAATAGCTCGCCTGCCCCACTACTTTCCATTTTTGATGCAAATTCTATTGCATCAATTCCAGTATTATTTCTTCCACCGTGTGTAAAAATTTCCCATCTGTCAGCATTTTTTTTAGCATCAATAGCAACCACTATACATTGTGAACCAAATTTTTTTGAGCTTTCAACTACTACCTCAGAATTTTTAACTGCTGCCGTATTAATAGAAACTTTATCTGCTCCACAATTAAGTAATTTATTAATATCATCAATACTTCTGACGCCCCCTCCAACTGTTAATGGAACAAAACATTTTTTTGAAGTTTTCTGTACGACATCATAAATTGTATCTCTATTTTCATTTGATGCAGTAATATCTAAAAAACAAATTTCATCTGCGCCACCATCTGAATAAATTTTAGCTTGTTCGACAGGGTCACCTGCGTCCTTCAGATCAACAAAGTTAATCCCTTTTACAACACGGCCATTTTTAACATCTAAACAAGGTATTATTCTATTCTTAAGCATTTACTTCTTTGCCTAATTCATCCAATTTAATATCGCCATCGTATATAGCTTTTCCAACTATAATGCCTTCAATATTTTTATTATTTAATTCCTTTGCTTTTTTAATATCATCTATTGAAGAAACTCCACCTGATATAATAACTGGACAATGAGATGTATCAGCAACCTTAGCTGTTTCTTCAAAATTAGGACTTTGCTTCATTCCATCTCTATTGATATCAGTAAAAATCAATCTACTTGCTCCATATTCATTTACTTCTTTTAAGTAATCTAAAGTCAATTGATTTGAATTTTCTTTCCAACCAGAAACAGACAAATAACCGTCTTTAGCATCTAAACCTAAGGCAATTTTGTCTGGAAATATTTTACAGGCTTCTTTTAAAAAATTTTTATCTTTTATGGCAGCACTTCCTAAAATAACTTTTTCAACACCAGCATCAGTATATTTCTGAATACTTTCAAAATTTCTTACACCTCCGCCAATCTCAATTTTAAGATCAAATTTAGTAACTATTTCTTGAATAATATCTAAATTAACTGTTTCACCAGTTAATGCCCCATCTAAATCAACTATGTGTAAGTTTTTAAAACCATGATCTTTATATTTTCTAGCTTGTTCAACAGGAGACATTTCATATTCAGTTTTATTATCAAAGTCTCCTTTTACTAACCTCACACACTTTTTGTCTTTAATGTCTATTGCTGGAAATATCTTCATTATAAATTTATAAAATTATCAATTATTTTGAGTCCAATTTTATCACTTTTTTCAGGGTGAAACTGTGTTCCAAAAATATTTTCTTTTTCAACTGAACAAACGATATTTGAAGAATAATCTGTAGTTGCAGAAATCACATTTTTATCTTCTGGAATAAACTCATAACTGTGTACAAAGTACATGTGAGATTTATTATCAATACCTTTAAATATTTTACTATCTTTCTTTATATCAATTTCATTCCATCCAATGTGAGGGAGTTTAAATTTTCCATTTTGATTATCTATTTTAGATACCTTGCCAGATATCCAACCAAGGCCTTTGGTTTCTATTTCTTCATATCCAATATCTGCAAACATTTGTAGTCCAACACAAATGCCAAGAAGAGGTTTTTTATTATTATTTGCAAATTCATTCAAAGTATCGGCTAAACCATTGATATTGTTCAATGCATCAACACAACTTTTAAACGAACCCTGCCCTGGCAAAACCACCTTATCGGAAGATTTAATCTTGTTTAAATTTGAGGTTACTTCGATATTTACTTTATTATTGGCAACTTCATTAAACGAGTTTATTACCGAGCTTATATTGCCCGAATTATAATCAACAATAGTTACGTTCATTAAACTTATAATGAGCCTTTAGTTGATGGAATACTTTTTTTGCTTCTAGGATCCATCTCTAATGCCTCTCTTAATGATCTTGCTAATGCTTTATAACAAGACTCTATAATGTGATGACTGTTATCACCATAAATATTTTCAACATGCATTGTAATACCTGCGGCCTGTGAAAATGCCTGGAACCATTCCTTAAACAATTCAGTATCCATCTCACCAAGTTTCTCAACTTTTATTTTTACTTTCCAAATTAAATAAGGTCTGTTCGATACATCTATTGCAACTCTAGTTAATGTTTCATCCATAGGAATAACTCTGTGTGCATATCTTTTAATTCCTACAAATTTGTTTGCAGCTTTTTTTAAAGCTTCACCAATCGCAATGCCTGTATCTTCTGTAGTGTGGTGAAGATCAATATGAGTATCACCTTTTGCTTCAACCTTTAAATCTATTAATGAATGCTTAGACAGTTGTTCAAGCATATGATCTAAAAAACCTATTCCAGTATCAATCTGGTATTTACCTTTACCATCAATGTTTAATTCAACATTAATACTGGTTTCTTTTGTTTTTCGAGAAACTTTTCCTTTTCTAGCCATATATTTTAAATGGTATACATACTTAATCCAACTATATCAATATTAGTGTAAAGACTTGAAGTATCAAAAATAGTTACCATTTATTAGATATGACAACAATTGTACTAGTTAGAAAAAATAATGAAGTTGTAGTTGCCGGTGACGGACAAGTAAGTATGGGAAATACTGTTGTTAAAAGCACAGCATCGAAAGTTAGAAAAATTGAAAAGAGAGATGTGGTTGCAGGATTTGCAGGATCAACTGCTGATGCATTAACTTTATTTGAAAGACTAGAAGGAAAATTAGAAAAACATGCTGGTAATTTATCTAGAGCTGCTGTTGAGTTAGCAAAAGATTGGCGAACGGATAAATACTTAAGAAGATTAGAAGCATTAATGGCTGTTGGTGACAAAAATAAAAGTTATATAATTTCTGGAA is a window from the Candidatus Pelagibacter ubique HIMB140 genome containing:
- a CDS encoding histidine triad nucleotide-binding protein, with amino-acid sequence MNYDENNIFAKILRGEIPCNKIYEDDYVLSFHDINPQKKVHALVIPKGKYIDLDDFSINASPEEMAGLLKGISIVAKKLGISTEVGQGYRALANISEHGGQEVPHLHFHLFGGERVGKMVE
- the hisE gene encoding phosphoribosyl-ATP diphosphatase; the encoded protein is MLNTLENLIKLARERKTNPVEGSYTNKLLTDKSLSKAKVLEEIDELIEAIEENTNKIHEAADVFYHLLMYLEANDVKIEEVMEELEKRKK
- the hisF gene encoding imidazole glycerol phosphate synthase subunit HisF, with translation MLKNRIIPCLDVKNGRVVKGINFVDLKDAGDPVEQAKIYSDGGADEICFLDITASNENRDTIYDVVQKTSKKCFVPLTVGGGVRSIDDINKLLNCGADKVSINTAAVKNSEVVVESSKKFGSQCIVVAIDAKKNADRWEIFTHGGRNNTGIDAIEFASKMESSGAGELLITSMDRDGTQVGYDIELMSKISSRVNIPVIASGGVGNLDHLVDGIKLGNASAVLAASIFHYGKHSVKEAKEYLDSKGIPVRI
- the hisA gene encoding 1-(5-phosphoribosyl)-5-[(5-phosphoribosylamino)methylideneamino]imidazole-4-carboxamide isomerase; protein product: MKIFPAIDIKDKKCVRLVKGDFDNKTEYEMSPVEQARKYKDHGFKNLHIVDLDGALTGETVNLDIIQEIVTKFDLKIEIGGGVRNFESIQKYTDAGVEKVILGSAAIKDKNFLKEACKIFPDKIALGLDAKDGYLSVSGWKENSNQLTLDYLKEVNEYGASRLIFTDINRDGMKQSPNFEETAKVADTSHCPVIISGGVSSIDDIKKAKELNNKNIEGIIVGKAIYDGDIKLDELGKEVNA
- the hisH gene encoding imidazole glycerol phosphate synthase subunit HisH translates to MNVTIVDYNSGNISSVINSFNEVANNKVNIEVTSNLNKIKSSDKVVLPGQGSFKSCVDALNNINGLADTLNEFANNNKKPLLGICVGLQMFADIGYEEIETKGLGWISGKVSKIDNQNGKFKLPHIGWNEIDIKKDSKIFKGIDNKSHMYFVHSYEFIPEDKNVISATTDYSSNIVCSVEKENIFGTQFHPEKSDKIGLKIIDNFINL
- the hisB gene encoding imidazoleglycerol-phosphate dehydratase HisB codes for the protein MARKGKVSRKTKETSINVELNIDGKGKYQIDTGIGFLDHMLEQLSKHSLIDLKVEAKGDTHIDLHHTTEDTGIAIGEALKKAANKFVGIKRYAHRVIPMDETLTRVAIDVSNRPYLIWKVKIKVEKLGEMDTELFKEWFQAFSQAAGITMHVENIYGDNSHHIIESCYKALARSLREALEMDPRSKKSIPSTKGSL
- the hslV gene encoding ATP-dependent protease subunit HslV, coding for MTTIVLVRKNNEVVVAGDGQVSMGNTVVKSTASKVRKIEKRDVVAGFAGSTADALTLFERLEGKLEKHAGNLSRAAVELAKDWRTDKYLRRLEALMAVGDKNKSYIISGTGDVLEPEGDVIGIGSGGNYALAAGKVLMESNLSAEEVAKKAIKVASDICVFTNDNVKIEKI